Genomic segment of Melanotaenia boesemani isolate fMelBoe1 chromosome 10, fMelBoe1.pri, whole genome shotgun sequence:
CTAGAGATACTACCATGTGAAATGGTGTATATTCCTGCTGGTCCCTTAACAGGCCAACTGTGTGAATATTTTTGGGTTTGTATGTGTGAATGaagggttttttgttttttaggggGATATTGATCCTGAAGGGTGTCGCAAAATGTAACACCCACTCTCTGTGATGGTAGTTTTACAGCTAATGATGGGCCCATAAAATAATCCCACAAAGTATAGGGTGCcttgttcatatttattttgcCCCTATCAACCTATTTAACTCATATCAAGCCTACTTTTGGccaaactgcacaaaactgtccagttTTCCTTTATCATATTAAGGGAACAAGAAACATTTTTGTGAGTGGTGCATTGCAGTGTGTTGTTTCCATGCCTGTATATCATTTCCTAATGTAGAAATGAAAAGtagagagaaaggaaaaaaaaaaaaagtattgcaCATATTCAGGCTTTGAAAGTGTTTTGTGATTTGTCTTCCACTGTTTCTTTTGGCAGTTTGCATGATTCATCTTTATTATCATTTTCAGTAATGCAGAACAATGTGTGCTTATAGGATGgtcatatttcttttataaatgaatgtaaatgtaaggtgtgtgtgtgtgtgcttgcttcTAAATATTCTAAATAATGCTTTGTTCACTATGTACAGTTTTATGAAGGTTCTGTGACTATAGACTGCAGAGGTAGTGCTTTCATCATATTTAGAAATGCTGTACATTATGCATTTTACATACAGGTTTTTTGTAAAGTAAATCTGGTATTTTACTTAAACATGACTAAACCCgttttttaaagtaaactacacacagttttaaagtaaaaaaaaaaaaaaaaacaccctaaaAATGTACTCTCAGATAAAGAAATCTTATATCTGAGATACCATTTTAACTATTAAGGATTGCGGCATGTTAGCTATGTTATATTTCCCTTAAACATCTAGAGTAAATTCCAATTAAACAGGTcctgttaaatattttagagaatttaatttgattatttttcacCCAAACGACGAATTCTGTGAGTTTCGACTAGGCTTTCAAACGCGTAAGATATTTTGACCCCAGCACTTGCCGTAGCGAAATCCAGTCATGGCGACTGTCATCTGACTAAAGTTTTGATAGGACAAACTTTTTTGAACTGATGTGTCTCGTACCTCCAACATTTTTCCCGACGGTATTGTGTCTGAATTGATTTTAATCGTATTCAGCATTAAACGAGAAAGGCGGCCTTCAAGATGTAAAGGTTTATGACCGCTTCGTTGACCGGGGCGAAGATGCAAAGCTGACAGCTTTACGACAGCTAAGCTAGCTACTTTTAACAAGTCTGCTAGCTAAAACTAAAGTTAGTGTCTCGTAGTATTGTAATTGTTGTAACGgacaaaaaaagtgtaaataagtAGACGGAGtgtcttgtctttttgtcttaaCATTCCAAGTCACAATGTGTCGTTTTCTACGGTATTGTGTCAGCCACTGTCTCCATGTAGCTATAACCCGGCTTGGGGAAGTCAACGGAGAGGTGAGCATGTGGTCGTCGGTCCGGTGGCTCGGCTACCTGTCCGGGCTGAACCTACTCATGGCTCTGTGTTTGGGTCTATATGCGCGGTGGGAGAAAACCGCAGAGTCCACTcttcttgttatttttgttttggcctTGGTTGTACTAGCGATAGCAAGTATACTGTACTACTACTTCAACATGGAGCGGTTCAGCCTCAGCCTTCTGCACCTGTGGTAcggttttttgtttggtttactGTGTTTCCTTAACCCACCGGATCTGGAAAGCGACATCAAGGAACAGTCGGCCAACTATCTGCTGCTGGCCAGTGTGATTCTAAGGACTCTGTGCGCGCTGCTGGAGAGGCTGCTTGGATGTACAAGGTACCATCCTGCCTTCCTCACCTCAGCAGAGCGCGTGGAGCTAGTCGGCTTTGCCACAGCCAGCACGGCACTACTAATACAAAAGTCTCTGAGCGTGATGGTGCTCGTCGTGGCGCTGGGCACGGTCATGGTTGCCCTTCGAATTAAGGCTATTCTTGCTATTCCTAACTTGGTGGGCTTTGCGGCTATCACTGGTGACATATTTTTCAAGTCTCTGAACATTACCACCAACCCGTTCGCCATCGCTTGTTTCTTCAGCCAGCTCATTTGCAACCCTCTGCTGGATTTCTACTTCAGTGGCCTCTCAGTGACCGAGTGCTGGAAGCCTTTTCTGGTGTGGAGAGGTCTGTGGCGCCGCCTGTCCCTCCTGCCTCTGTTGGGGGTGGAGGTGGCCTTCCTCATTATTGCTTCCCGGAAACTCACGGACTTGGACCAGTGGTACCTGATGATCCCAGGGTTTGTGGTGTGTGTGCTCTTCTGGGCCATTTGTCACATGGTGTTTGTCATTACTGTGTGGGGCTTTCACACCAAGCTCAGCGACTGCCAGAGGTTATGTTTATCCCAAGGGCCAGAGGAAAGCAGTCTGGACAAGGTTATGGCGTCAAAGGGCATGAGACACTTCTGCCTCATCTCTGAAAGGCTGGTACTCTTCACACTGGTGTCAACTGTTGCTGTTGCTGCTCTTTGTTGGCAGGTAGGCAACCTGGGAATTAAAGCGTGGTCCATTGATCATGagccagttttttttaatgtaagaaATAGTTGTCTACCTCCCTTTTTGTAgctaaaacagatttttcttgcTACGATTGCTTTATCATTGACTGATATTAAAGATGTCTCTGACTATTGTGAATCTGCTCGTCAGGCCTCCAGCAGCATCTTTGTGAGCACAGTTCTGCTCATTCTGCCCCTGGAGACCCTATTCCATGGACTTTTCTACGAGCTTGGGAACAGTCTGGGAGGAACCTGTGTGGGTTACGCAGTGGTCATCCCCACCAACTACTGCAGGTTGTACAAGTCTAACTTCTGATAACTTGCAGTGTGTTTATACTGCTCAGTTAGACAGTGTTGTGGGGGACAACATGTTAAATCCTCTTTATTACCAATGTATTACAGGTAAggatatgattaaaaaaaaccaaaaatttTGAGGTCTTAAAACAAGGTCAATAAAAGctaaagttaa
This window contains:
- the tmem168b gene encoding transmembrane protein 168, with amino-acid sequence MCRFLRYCVSHCLHVAITRLGEVNGEVSMWSSVRWLGYLSGLNLLMALCLGLYARWEKTAESTLLVIFVLALVVLAIASILYYYFNMERFSLSLLHLWYGFLFGLLCFLNPPDLESDIKEQSANYLLLASVILRTLCALLERLLGCTRYHPAFLTSAERVELVGFATASTALLIQKSLSVMVLVVALGTVMVALRIKAILAIPNLVGFAAITGDIFFKSLNITTNPFAIACFFSQLICNPLLDFYFSGLSVTECWKPFLVWRGLWRRLSLLPLLGVEVAFLIIASRKLTDLDQWYLMIPGFVVCVLFWAICHMVFVITVWGFHTKLSDCQRLCLSQGPEESSLDKVMASKGMRHFCLISERLVLFTLVSTVAVAALCWQASSSIFVSTVLLILPLETLFHGLFYELGNSLGGTCVGYAVVIPTNYCSPDGQPMLLPPGQVQQLNRRSTGMLNNVQHFFAHHLIENFGCDYSTSGVTLEALQAKIKSFLELRTADGPRHDTYVIFYSGHTHRTGEWALAGGDVLRLDQILEFWREKNSGFCSRLIVVLDCDNSLPWVKEVRRVEGLYVAVQGATLARVTDVELQDPPQLGDFTSQWVEYNCNSNSHIQWSERDRAVSAVYGISKHWSDYTLHLPTGNDVTDHWRMYFPRITYPVVQMALWCSSLNLLWICGFCLRCLKRIKLNWFPPAILDTGQGFKLVRS